GATTATGCGTTTGGGAGTAGTAACAGCCAGTTTGCTCCTGTAAAAGTAGACCGTGTATTACATAATGGAGATAGTATACAGCTAGGAGGGATGCAGTTGGTACTGTTACATCACCCGGGGCATACGAAGGGATCCTGCAGTTTCCTGTTCGATGTAAAAGATGAGCAGCGTACTTATCGTGTACTGATTGCCAATATTCCCACTATCGTTACCGGCAAGTCCTTTTCAGCTATACCTGCTTATCCTGCGATCTCGAAAGATTATGCTTATACGCTGGAGGCCATGCAAAAATTATCCTTCGATATCTGGCTGGCGTCGCATGCCAGTCAGTTTGGGCTTCATAGCAAGCATAAACCTGGTGATACTTACAATCCTTCTGTCTTTATAGATAGGGAAGGGTATGATGCGAAATTGAAAGCCTGCCGGGAGCAATACCTGAAGAAGATAAAGGGGAATTGATCATGTTGTATCGTTGGTGCGGTGAGACAACTATATCTATTATATAGCTGGTATCTGTAGGGGTGATGAGCTGTATATGGTAACAAGCTTTTGCTACTACGGAAAGAACTTTGGTAAAT
The sequence above is a segment of the Filimonas effusa genome. Coding sequences within it:
- the bla gene encoding subclass B3 metallo-beta-lactamase translates to MKNNLLLISLLCFCFLASAQKVVEPTDVDPEWSKPYQPFRVAGNLYYVGTYDLACYLIVTPKGNILINTGLAASASLIKANIEALGFKLTDTKILLNTQAHFDHMGAMAVMKQWTGAKLMIDEGDTAVVADGGRSDYAFGSSNSQFAPVKVDRVLHNGDSIQLGGMQLVLLHHPGHTKGSCSFLFDVKDEQRTYRVLIANIPTIVTGKSFSAIPAYPAISKDYAYTLEAMQKLSFDIWLASHASQFGLHSKHKPGDTYNPSVFIDREGYDAKLKACREQYLKKIKGN